A region of the Sodalis ligni genome:
ACCGACACAATCGACAGCAGCGCTGAGTCCTTGATGAGCCCGATCATCAGCCCCACCAGCGGCGACAACATCTGCGGCAGCGTTTGCGGCAGCACGACATCCCGCAGCTGTTCACTGCGGCTCAGACCCAATACGCGGCAGGCTTCCCACTGGCCGTGGGGCAGGGCCCCGATGGCGGAGCGGATCACCTGTGCGATGTACGGCGCGTAATAGAGCGTCAGCGCAAGCACGCCCACCTGCGGCGAGGTAAAGGTGATGTCATATTCCGGCAGCACGAAGTAGAGCAGATAGACAACCACCAGCAGCGGCAATGCCAGCGTCAGGCTGGTGTAGATATGCAGCAACCGCCGCCAAAAAGGCGGCGCGCGTAATAATGCCACCGCCATCAGCGCGCCCCACGACAACGAACAGAACGCCGCTATGGCACAGAGTTGGAGCGTGGCAATCATACCGTCGCCCAGGGACGGTAATGACCTGATGATCGCCTGCCAGTCCATTACGCCGTCCTCCGTTTTGCTTCCAGATGGCGTACCGTGCTAATCAGCGGCAGCGCAATCAGCAAATAACCCGCTGATACCAGCAGCAGCACCTGAGTCGCATCGTAAGTGCGGGCAATCACGATTTGCCCCGCGTAAGTCAGTTCGGTGAGCGCCACTACCGACGCCAGAGGCGTGGTTTTCAGCAGAATGGTGAATTCGTTGACCAGCATGGGCAGAGCGGCGTGCATCACCTGCGGATTGATCACATACCACCACGTCATCACGCGACTTAAACCCAACGTGCGTGCGGCTTCACGCTGACCCCTCGTCACCAGGCTTTGATTCACCCGGAGAATCTCCGCAACATAGGCGCCGCTGTTCATGCCGATTGCCAGCACGGCGGCCAGCATTGGCTGGCCGCCGAGGCCCAGGCGCGGCAAGGTGAAAAACACCACAAACAGCTGTACGATTGCCGGTGTACCGCGCATCAGGCTGACATAAAGCCGCCCAACGGCGCGCCACGGCCAGGCGCGGCGAAGCTGAAGAAAACAGATGAGCTGTCCCAGCACAAGACTGAGCAGCGCCGCCAGCACGGTTAGGATTAGCGTCATCAGCAGGCCGCGTCCTAATTCCGGCAGTGCGGCCAGCACCTGTTCATCCAGTCCCGGCATGGGCTACCCCTCGCCAAAAGCCGACAGGTTTTCCGCCGCCGACAGACGCAGCGGCGCCGGTTTATCATTGCCCTCGATGCCGGTACAGCAGGCCGATACGATGAACAACGTATCCATCACCACGCGGCAGGTGATGCTATCTCCCGGCTGCGTGCGGTTGATTTCCGGCAAGATTTCCCCTTCACGGGTCAGATGGACGTGCATAAACAGGTTGATGGGATCCGGCAGTTTAGGCACCGACATGCCCAGGCGCGCCAAGTCTCCATTCACCGCTTCAATGCAGCCTTGGCCCTGATAACCGCGCTCCGCCAGCCACGGGCGAGTGGAGCCCGGCAACAGCAAGTCATGACGTTTTACGCTGTCTTTGCCAAGCACCATCATCGGACGACGCCGGTTGTTCACCAGCCGCATCCCCGAACCCAGCAGATAGCTGTTGCTGAACACGCGGGTGTGATGCACAGAGAGCCACACGGCGGGATCGGCCAGACTAAAGCCGAATAAAGATGCCACCGCCCCTTCTCCCATAGCGGTAATTCGCAGCAGTTGACCGCGCAGCACGGGGATCGAACCCGCTTCCCCCGCTTTAACGTTGACCGGCGCGGCAAGTGAACGTACTTCATTTTCGGCCCAGGCTTCACGCATTAACAACATGCCGTACCTCCTCGTCATAACCGTTGCCGATTTTTATCTCAATGGGTGTTACCTGCAAACCGTTGCCGGGAATGATGTCCTGCGGGCAGGACGAGACCGCACAAATCAGATCGCAGAGCGCTTCAAATACAATATGGTCACCCGCTTTGCTGTTGGGATCGGTGACTTCCATGCGGCCATCGGCGGTAACCGGCCCGTTCTGGAATAGGTTGAACGGTTCCGGCAGGCTAAAGTAAGTCACGCCATGTGCTTTCATACCTTCGAGCAGGTTATCGACGCAGTTACGATGGCCCTCCACGCCGAAATCGATACTGTAGCGGGTGCGATCGCAGGCGGGCACATTGGCATCGTGAATGCCGATGGTATCGGCGACGATGCGCAACATAGGGCGGGTTTCACTGGACCAAAGCGCATCCCCCGGCTTGAAAAACAGCGCGCGAAGATGCTGGCGCGTATGTACTGGGGAGAGTTTTTCATTAAGGTCATCAGCGTTGACCGCCACAAAATCGGCGGCCTGCTGTCCTTCGGCGTCAATGACGGTTATGAATTGCCCCTTGTTCACACGGAAGGTTTTACCGTGACCCGCGGGCACCGTCAGCGTTGATTGACACATAAGTTACTCCTGAGGAATAAAATTGCTTTCGGGCACGGTAAAGGTGGTGCCGAGATACTGTTTTTGCAGAGCGGCGAGTTCGCCATCTTTCTGCATTGTCAGGATGTGTTCGCTGATGGCTTTGTTCAGGCTGATGTCATCTTTACGCGTTGCCCAAGCCATCCACTGGGATGGACCGGCTTCCCCCACCTGTACCACTTTGTTAGGGTATTTTTTCACGATCGGCGCCAGTACCGAGATATCGTCAAACACAAAGTCGGCGCGTTTGGTCATCAGGGTGCTGACGGTTTGATCCAGCGTATCGACGCTGATGATGGTGATGGGCTTCTTGCCTTCCTTGCTCAGCGTCTCGTTAAAGCCTTTGAGCAACTGCTCCGGCACACTGGCGCTTTTCACCGCGCCCCGCAGGCCTGAAAGATCTTCAGCAGCCACCGTTTTACCGTTGAATGTTTTCGCTTCGCTTTCACGAACCAGTACGCCATTAACGGTTTTGCTGTACGGCGTGGTGAACAGCACTTTCTTGGCACGCTCGGCGGTAACGTTAAGAGACGAACCTTCGGCATTGAACGAGCCGGAAATCAGTCCCGGCAGAATGCCGCTGAAGGCGGTTTTCTGAAACTCCAGTTTCACGCCGAGGTCTTTGGCGAAAGACTCCATGATAGCCACGCTGTAGCCGGTGATCTCGCCTTTATCATTGGTGAACTCATAAGGCGGAAAGGTGGGATCGATGCCGACCGTGATTTTGCCGCTGCTTTTGATATCCGACAGCGTGTCGGCCTGAGCGGTTGTTGCTGCGCCAAGGGTGAGCAATGTGGCGATCAGCAGCGCTGTTTTTTTCATTATGGTGATTCCCTGAGATGGGTGAATGGTCATGAACGACCGAGCAGTTTTCATGCCAGCTTTACTCTGGGCATAGAGATGAATTGAGCTTAGAAACCGCTTTTTCTCAAGGAATCAATAAGAAATATAAGTTTCAATTATTGTAATTTATATTTCTATGGTTTCACAGAGATGGACAACAAAGCGGCGTCGGATCCTGCCGCTGCACTTGTTTGGTGAGAAAATGATTATATCGTGCACCAATGGATACATCATTCCAGTTCGTCGAGGCTCTGATGCAGAGCTTCAATGGCGGCGAGATGGTCGTTGCTGACTTTGCCCATGCTGCGTGCCACCAGTGAACAGAGCAGATTGCAAACGGCGGACAGCGACACGGTGCTGTCGAAAATCAAGCTGCCGTCGGTATGGCAGCGCAATACCCAGCGCGCATGCTTCGCCGGCTTGCCGGCCAGCACGTCGGAGATATAGAGCATGGGCACGCCAAGTTCCTGAAGGGTATTCATTGCGGCTTCCAGCGCGGGCATACGCCGCCGCAGGCCGACGCAAATGACCATATCCTGCGGACCGAGCGCGGCCATATGCTCAGCCAGTGAATCGCCGGCACGGGGCAGCAAGCGTACGTCTGGATGAACGTGAACCAGATCGCGATAGATCAGCATCGCAATGGTTTGACTATGGCGCCAGCCCATCACCACCACGCGACGCGCTTTTGCAATTGCATCAACACAGGCCTCCAACTGGTGGCTTTCCAGCGAACGGAAGGTGTTAACCAGGTTGGTAACCTCTTTCTCCAGATGGCTTTGCATCAAACTGTCGAGGGGCGAAGAGTTAGGCGCGGCCTGCAGATAAAGGGGAGAGCCGCTGTTCTGCATATCCCGCGCCTGACGGCGTGCGGCATCGTAGCTTTCATAGCCGAGGTGCCGGAAGAAACGCGTCGCGGTGGCTTTGGATACGCCCGCGCTTTGCGCCAGTTCGGTTGCGGTGTTCATCGCCAACTGGCCGGGCGCCGCCAATAAGACATCGGCTAAACGCTGTTCGTGCAACGAGAGCTGATCCCAGTGTTGCCGGATACGGCCTTCCAGCGATGCCGTTTTTACGCTCATGAATGATCCCTGATATGGAAAAGTCTCATCCTGCACAGAACATGCCGTGTTGTCATCTGGAATCTGCTTCTCACAACCGGTCGAACAGCTCGGTTTCGCGCCGATTGCGCTAGGGCCGCTCAAGGAAGGCGGTTTGCTCGTCCAAGCCAGGGGGCAATCCCTGGGGTAGACTGATCTTTAAGGATCTCGTCAAGTTCAAATAGCGGCCTGTGACGACAAAGTCACAGGCCGCTAAACGATCATAAGGACCGAAAAAATCGTTAGACATTGAACAGGAAGTTCATCACATCGCCGTCTTTGACGATATATTCCTTGCCTTCGGAGCGCATCTTGCCGGCTTCTTTAGCCCCTTGCTCGCCTTTGTAATTGATAAAGTCGTCAAAGGCGATGGTCTGGGCGCGGATAAAGCCCTTTTCAAAATCGGTATGAATCTTACCCGCCGCCTGCGGGGCGGTGGCGCCCACCGGAATGGTCCAGGCGCGCACTTCTTTGACCCCGGCGGTAAAATAGGTTTGCAGATTGAGCAGCTCATAGCCGGCGCGGATCACGCGGTTCAGCCCCGGCTCTTCCAGGCCCAGCTCAGCCATGAATTCGGCTCGTTCGTCTTCTTCCAATTCGGCGATATCGGATTCCACCGCCGCGCAGACCGGCACCACCACCGAGCCCTCGGCTTCGGCAATCTTGCGCACCGTATCCAGGTATGGATTGTTGTCGTAGCCGTCTTCATTGACGTTGGCGATATACATGGTGGGTTTCAGCGTAAGGAAACTCAGGTAGCGGATGGCCGCTTTTTCTTCATCGGTGAGGTTCAGCGTGCGCAGCATGCCGGCCTCGCTCAGGTGGGGCAGGCATTTTTCCAGCGCGGCCAGCTCGATTTTGGCGTCTTTATCGCCGCCTTTGGCGCGCTTTTGCACCCGGAACAGCGCCCGTTCGCAGGCTTCCAGATCCGATAGCGCCAGCTCGGTGTTAATGACGTCGATATCCTCCGCCGGGTCGACCTTGCCCGCCACGTGGATGATATTATCGTTTTCAAAGCAGCGTACAACGTGACCGATGGCCTCGGTCTCGCGAATGTTGGTCAGGAATTGGTTGCCCAGTCCTTCGCCTTTCGACGCCCCTTTTACCAGTCCGGCGATATCCACGAATTCCATGGTGGTGGGAACGATACGCTGCGGTTTAACGATAGCGGACAGCTGGTCCAGGCGGACATCGGGCATCGGCACCACGCCGGTATTCGGCTCAATGGTGCAGAATGGGAAATTTGCCGCCTCGATTCCCGCTTTGGTCAACGCATTAAACAGCGTGGACTTGCCCACGTTCGGCAGACCCACAATTCCGCATTTGAAACCCATGGTTAACTCACCTTAAATAGCTTTATTATCAATTGGTTAATATTGGCCGCATCATAAACCACAGCCCAAGGCATTATTATACACACAAACCGTCTATAACTCGATTGCCCGCAAGACGCCGGGCTGCTGGGCGGGTCATTCGGCTTTGAAGGTGTGCAGACGGTTCATGGCTTTGACCGCGCCGTCGGCGATTAATATCGGCGTGCATTTCACCGCCTCGTCAATAGCCTTATCTATCAGGCCCT
Encoded here:
- a CDS encoding amino acid ABC transporter permease translates to MDWQAIIRSLPSLGDGMIATLQLCAIAAFCSLSWGALMAVALLRAPPFWRRLLHIYTSLTLALPLLVVVYLLYFVLPEYDITFTSPQVGVLALTLYYAPYIAQVIRSAIGALPHGQWEACRVLGLSRSEQLRDVVLPQTLPQMLSPLVGLMIGLIKDSALLSIVSVQEFMYAAKQAISDTYAPLEIYLTVALCYWVLNSLIDWLARHIEYRMTRYRRGMQH
- a CDS encoding amino acid ABC transporter permease yields the protein MPGLDEQVLAALPELGRGLLMTLILTVLAALLSLVLGQLICFLQLRRAWPWRAVGRLYVSLMRGTPAIVQLFVVFFTLPRLGLGGQPMLAAVLAIGMNSGAYVAEILRVNQSLVTRGQREAARTLGLSRVMTWWYVINPQVMHAALPMLVNEFTILLKTTPLASVVALTELTYAGQIVIARTYDATQVLLLVSAGYLLIALPLISTVRHLEAKRRTA
- a CDS encoding urea carboxylase-associated family protein — encoded protein: MLLMREAWAENEVRSLAAPVNVKAGEAGSIPVLRGQLLRITAMGEGAVASLFGFSLADPAVWLSVHHTRVFSNSYLLGSGMRLVNNRRRPMMVLGKDSVKRHDLLLPGSTRPWLAERGYQGQGCIEAVNGDLARLGMSVPKLPDPINLFMHVHLTREGEILPEINRTQPGDSITCRVVMDTLFIVSACCTGIEGNDKPAPLRLSAAENLSAFGEG
- a CDS encoding DUF1989 domain-containing protein → MCQSTLTVPAGHGKTFRVNKGQFITVIDAEGQQAADFVAVNADDLNEKLSPVHTRQHLRALFFKPGDALWSSETRPMLRIVADTIGIHDANVPACDRTRYSIDFGVEGHRNCVDNLLEGMKAHGVTYFSLPEPFNLFQNGPVTADGRMEVTDPNSKAGDHIVFEALCDLICAVSSCPQDIIPGNGLQVTPIEIKIGNGYDEEVRHVVNA
- a CDS encoding transporter substrate-binding domain-containing protein is translated as MKKTALLIATLLTLGAATTAQADTLSDIKSSGKITVGIDPTFPPYEFTNDKGEITGYSVAIMESFAKDLGVKLEFQKTAFSGILPGLISGSFNAEGSSLNVTAERAKKVLFTTPYSKTVNGVLVRESEAKTFNGKTVAAEDLSGLRGAVKSASVPEQLLKGFNETLSKEGKKPITIISVDTLDQTVSTLMTKRADFVFDDISVLAPIVKKYPNKVVQVGEAGPSQWMAWATRKDDISLNKAISEHILTMQKDGELAALQKQYLGTTFTVPESNFIPQE
- a CDS encoding MurR/RpiR family transcriptional regulator, with the translated sequence MSVKTASLEGRIRQHWDQLSLHEQRLADVLLAAPGQLAMNTATELAQSAGVSKATATRFFRHLGYESYDAARRQARDMQNSGSPLYLQAAPNSSPLDSLMQSHLEKEVTNLVNTFRSLESHQLEACVDAIAKARRVVVMGWRHSQTIAMLIYRDLVHVHPDVRLLPRAGDSLAEHMAALGPQDMVICVGLRRRMPALEAAMNTLQELGVPMLYISDVLAGKPAKHARWVLRCHTDGSLIFDSTVSLSAVCNLLCSLVARSMGKVSNDHLAAIEALHQSLDELE
- the ychF gene encoding redox-regulated ATPase YchF codes for the protein MGFKCGIVGLPNVGKSTLFNALTKAGIEAANFPFCTIEPNTGVVPMPDVRLDQLSAIVKPQRIVPTTMEFVDIAGLVKGASKGEGLGNQFLTNIRETEAIGHVVRCFENDNIIHVAGKVDPAEDIDVINTELALSDLEACERALFRVQKRAKGGDKDAKIELAALEKCLPHLSEAGMLRTLNLTDEEKAAIRYLSFLTLKPTMYIANVNEDGYDNNPYLDTVRKIAEAEGSVVVPVCAAVESDIAELEEDERAEFMAELGLEEPGLNRVIRAGYELLNLQTYFTAGVKEVRAWTIPVGATAPQAAGKIHTDFEKGFIRAQTIAFDDFINYKGEQGAKEAGKMRSEGKEYIVKDGDVMNFLFNV